Proteins found in one Raphanus sativus cultivar WK10039 unplaced genomic scaffold, ASM80110v3 Scaffold0825, whole genome shotgun sequence genomic segment:
- the LOC108825791 gene encoding transmembrane emp24 domain-containing protein p24delta10, translating to MFLRSQKLWTVVAFMILVISSRVAHSLHFDLHSGRTKCIAEDIKSNSMTVGKYSVDNPHEGHDLPQSHKISVKVTSSNGNAYHHADQVATGQFAFSAVEAGDYMACFSAVDHKPEVTLSIDFEWRTGVQSKSWATVAKKSQVETMEFDVKSLLDTVNSIHEEMFYLREREEQMQDLNRSTNTKMAWLSLLSLFVCIGVAAMQYVHLKTFFEKKKVI from the exons ATGTTTCTCCGGTCGCAGAAGCTATGGACGGTGGTGGCCTTCATGATCCTAGTGATTTCATCGCGTGTAGCACACTCGCTGCACTTCGATCTGCACTCTGGTCGGACAAAGTGCATCGCGGAAGACATCAAGAGCAATTCGATGACTGTCGGAAAGTACAGCGTCGATAACCCTCACGAAGGCCACGATTTGCCTCAATCTCACAAGATCTCCGTCAAG gtgacgTCAAGCAACGGGAACGCGTACCATCACGCGGATCAAGTGGCGACTGGGCAGTTCGCGTTCTCGGCAGTGGAAGCAGGGGACTACATGGCGTGTTTCTCCGCCGTTGATCATAAGCCTGAGGTGACTCTTAGCATTGATTTTGAGTGGAGGACGGGTGTTCAATCCAAGAGCTGGGCTACTGTTGCCAAGAAGAGCCAAGTCGAA ACCATGGAGTTTGACGTGAAGAGCCTACTTGATACTGTCAACTCGATTCATGAAGAGATGTTTTACCTTAGAGAAAG GGAAGAGCAAATGCAAGATTTGAACCGGTCTACAAACACTAAAATGGCATGGTTGAGTTTACTCTCTTTGTTCGTCTGCATAGGAGTGGCAGCAATGCAGTATGTACACTTGAAGACTTTTTtcgagaagaagaaagtcaTCTAA